One Nodosilinea sp. FACHB-141 DNA segment encodes these proteins:
- a CDS encoding DUF5367 family protein — translation MNTRDRLSLVLVGFSIWAAATMAYRQVGSIFFERSVMEYWLNVASTGALYTLVFVGLMRWRRIETKDWLQGAICLALPGMLGEIPILAGFAELMSNMQPKTAGRYAAFLFSGYSILLGFAWFKAVREVRLLTSERLH, via the coding sequence ATGAACACAAGAGATCGTTTGAGCCTCGTGTTGGTTGGATTTAGCATTTGGGCAGCGGCCACCATGGCCTACCGGCAGGTGGGCTCGATTTTCTTTGAGCGATCGGTGATGGAATATTGGCTTAACGTTGCTAGCACTGGCGCACTGTATACGCTGGTCTTTGTCGGGCTGATGCGATGGCGGCGCATTGAAACCAAAGACTGGTTACAGGGCGCAATCTGCCTCGCGCTGCCTGGCATGCTAGGGGAAATTCCCATTTTGGCTGGCTTTGCCGAACTGATGAGCAACATGCAGCCCAAAACTGCTGGACGCTACGCGGCATTCCTATTTTCTGGGTACTCGATCTTGCTGGGCTTTGCCTGGTTCAAGGCAGTTAGAGAGGTACGATTGCTTACCTCTGAACGGCTGCACTAA